Proteins encoded within one genomic window of Bradyrhizobium sp. CB1717:
- the hpaD gene encoding 3,4-dihydroxyphenylacetate 2,3-dioxygenase: MPVPQHVFEPPFNIIRSSHVVLDVTDLKLSREFYETTVGMHVEDADDKVVYLRAAEEHQHHSLVLRKAAAPACARLGFKVGNEKDLDKAATFLSENGLAYAFVDQAFQGRTLQFTDPFGFQIELYASMDRRPHLLRRYDLYRGCHPQRLDHFNVFAAEVQDTVDFYARLGFRLTEYAEEDGPNGRIAAAWMHRKGNVHDFAITNGKGPRLHHFAYWTPTAMNIIHLCDVMASQGFVKNIERGPGRHGISNAFFLYVRDPDGHRLELYTSDYFTGDHDHEPLRWSLRDPRRQTLWGAPAPRSWFEQGSPFSGQAVREPKFVADVLVAD, from the coding sequence ATGCCCGTACCGCAACACGTCTTCGAGCCGCCGTTCAACATCATCCGCTCCAGCCACGTCGTGCTCGACGTCACCGATCTGAAGCTGAGCCGCGAGTTCTACGAAACCACCGTCGGCATGCATGTCGAGGATGCCGACGACAAGGTCGTTTACCTGCGCGCGGCGGAGGAGCACCAGCATCACTCGCTGGTGCTGCGGAAAGCGGCCGCACCGGCCTGCGCCCGGCTCGGCTTCAAGGTCGGCAACGAGAAGGATCTCGACAAGGCCGCCACGTTCCTCTCCGAGAACGGCCTCGCTTACGCCTTCGTCGACCAGGCCTTCCAGGGCCGCACGCTTCAGTTCACCGATCCGTTCGGCTTCCAGATCGAGCTCTATGCGTCGATGGACCGGCGGCCGCATCTGCTCCGCCGCTACGACCTCTACCGGGGCTGCCACCCGCAGCGGCTCGACCATTTCAACGTCTTTGCCGCCGAGGTGCAGGACACCGTCGATTTCTACGCGCGGCTCGGCTTCCGCCTCACCGAATATGCCGAGGAGGACGGCCCGAACGGGCGCATCGCCGCGGCCTGGATGCATCGCAAGGGCAACGTCCACGATTTCGCGATCACCAACGGCAAGGGCCCGCGGCTGCACCATTTCGCCTACTGGACGCCGACGGCGATGAACATCATCCATCTCTGCGACGTCATGGCCTCGCAGGGCTTCGTCAAGAACATCGAGCGCGGCCCGGGCCGTCACGGCATCTCGAATGCGTTCTTCCTCTACGTGCGCGACCCTGACGGCCATCGGCTGGAGCTCTACACCAGCGACTATTTTACGGGCGATCACGACCACGAGCCGCTGCGCTGGTCGCTGCGCGATCCGCGCCGCCAGACGCTGTGGGGCGCGCCTGCGCCGCGTTCCTGGTTCGAGCAGGGTTCGCCGTTCAGCGGGCAAGCCGTGCGCGAGCCGAAATTCGTGGCCGACGTGCTGGTGGCGGATTGA
- a CDS encoding fumarylacetoacetate hydrolase family protein, whose product MKLPRLATYSVKGDISYGAVLEGGIVDLSARYAKDYPTLREVIAADKLVSLAEQAAGRAPDHALTEITWLPPVPAPEKIICIGVNYPDRNAEYKDGQDAPKYPSMFMRSPRSFVGHDTPLVRPRASAQLDYEGEIVLVIGKQGRHIAESAALDHIAALTLCNEGSVRDWLRHAKFNVTQGKNFDSSGSLGPWLVPYTKESQIADIRLTTHVNGELRQDDRTSRLMFPFRYLISYISTFATLVPGDVIVTGTPTGAGARFDPPRYLKPGDVIEVAAEGIGSLRNGVVDEA is encoded by the coding sequence ATGAAACTCCCTCGCCTCGCCACGTATTCCGTCAAGGGTGACATCAGCTACGGCGCCGTCCTGGAGGGCGGCATCGTCGATCTCTCCGCGCGCTACGCCAAGGACTATCCCACGCTGCGCGAGGTGATCGCGGCCGACAAGCTCGTGAGCCTTGCCGAGCAAGCCGCAGGCCGTGCGCCGGATCACGCGCTCACTGAGATCACCTGGCTGCCGCCGGTGCCGGCGCCGGAAAAGATCATCTGCATCGGCGTCAACTATCCCGACCGCAACGCCGAGTACAAGGACGGCCAGGACGCGCCGAAATACCCGAGCATGTTCATGCGGAGCCCACGCTCCTTCGTCGGCCATGACACGCCGCTGGTGCGTCCGCGCGCATCCGCCCAGCTCGACTATGAGGGCGAGATCGTGCTGGTGATCGGCAAGCAAGGCCGGCACATTGCGGAAAGCGCGGCACTCGACCACATCGCAGCACTCACGCTCTGCAACGAAGGCTCGGTGCGAGACTGGCTGCGCCATGCCAAGTTCAACGTCACCCAGGGCAAGAATTTCGATTCCAGCGGCAGCCTCGGCCCGTGGCTCGTGCCTTACACGAAGGAGTCCCAGATCGCCGACATCCGGCTCACCACGCATGTCAATGGCGAGCTCAGGCAGGACGACCGGACCAGCCGGCTGATGTTTCCGTTCCGCTATCTCATCAGCTATATCTCGACCTTCGCGACGCTCGTCCCCGGCGACGTCATCGTCACGGGCACGCCGACCGGCGCAGGTGCGCGGTTCGATCCGCCGCGCTACCTCAAGCCGGGCGACGTCATCGAGGTCGCGGCCGAGGGCATCGGCTCCTTGCGCAACGGCGTCGTCGACGAAGCCTGA
- a CDS encoding thiamine pyrophosphate-dependent enzyme, translated as MTTLTGGEAIVSGLVAHGVDTVFGLPGAQIYGLFDAFHQAQLKVIGARHEQACGYMAFGYARASGRPGVFSVVPGPGVLNASAALLTAYGCNEPVLCVTGQVPTQFLGKGRGHLHEMPDQLATLRTYVKWADRIETPGNAPTTVARAFQEMTSGRRGPASVEMPWDIFTQRADTAAAKVLEPLPAPLPDPDMIKQAAALIKASKAPMIFVGSGAIDAGEEILELAEMIDAPVVAFRSGRGIVSNAHELGLTMAAAYKLWPNTDLMIGIGTRLELPTMSRWPYQPAGLKSIRIDIDPVEMRRFSSDTAIVADAKAATADLAAAVSKVGYSKTAGRRGAIREATASAQAEIQRVQPQMAYLNILREVLPANAIVTDELSQVGFASWYGFPIYQPRTFITSGYQGTLGSGFPTALGAKVANLDKPVVAITGDGGFMFGVQELATAVQFNIGVVTLVFNNNAYGNVRRDQRERFDGRVVASDLVNPDFVKLAESFGVASARVTAPDQFKAAMEKALAHGGPYLISVEVTRDSEVSPWAFIHPPKP; from the coding sequence ATGACCACCCTCACCGGCGGCGAAGCGATCGTAAGCGGGCTTGTCGCCCACGGCGTCGACACCGTGTTCGGCCTGCCCGGCGCGCAAATCTACGGCCTGTTCGACGCCTTCCACCAGGCCCAACTCAAGGTGATCGGCGCGCGGCACGAGCAGGCTTGCGGCTACATGGCGTTCGGCTATGCGCGCGCCAGCGGTCGGCCCGGCGTGTTCAGCGTGGTGCCCGGCCCCGGCGTGCTCAACGCCAGCGCGGCGCTGCTCACCGCCTATGGCTGCAACGAGCCGGTGCTGTGCGTCACCGGCCAGGTGCCGACGCAATTCCTCGGCAAGGGCCGCGGCCATCTCCACGAGATGCCGGACCAGCTCGCGACCTTACGCACCTATGTGAAATGGGCCGACCGCATCGAAACACCCGGCAACGCGCCGACCACCGTCGCGCGCGCCTTCCAGGAGATGACCTCGGGGCGGCGCGGCCCCGCCTCGGTCGAAATGCCCTGGGACATCTTCACCCAGCGCGCGGACACCGCCGCGGCAAAGGTGCTGGAGCCCCTGCCCGCGCCGCTGCCCGATCCTGATATGATCAAGCAGGCAGCCGCGTTGATCAAGGCGAGCAAGGCGCCGATGATCTTCGTCGGCAGCGGCGCGATCGATGCAGGCGAGGAGATCCTCGAGCTTGCCGAGATGATCGATGCGCCCGTGGTCGCCTTCCGTAGCGGCCGCGGCATCGTCTCCAATGCGCATGAGCTCGGCCTCACCATGGCCGCCGCCTACAAGCTGTGGCCGAACACCGATCTCATGATCGGCATCGGCACGCGGCTGGAGCTGCCGACCATGTCCCGCTGGCCGTATCAGCCGGCTGGCCTGAAGAGCATCCGCATCGACATCGATCCGGTCGAGATGCGGCGGTTCTCGTCCGACACCGCGATCGTCGCCGATGCCAAGGCCGCGACCGCCGATCTCGCCGCCGCCGTCAGCAAGGTGGGTTACAGCAAGACCGCCGGCCGCCGCGGCGCGATCCGCGAGGCCACCGCGAGCGCACAAGCCGAGATCCAGCGCGTCCAGCCGCAGATGGCGTATCTCAACATCCTGCGCGAGGTGCTGCCGGCGAACGCGATCGTGACAGATGAATTGTCGCAGGTCGGCTTCGCTTCCTGGTACGGCTTTCCGATCTACCAGCCGCGCACCTTCATCACCTCAGGCTATCAGGGCACGCTCGGCTCGGGTTTCCCGACCGCGCTTGGCGCCAAGGTCGCGAACCTCGACAAGCCTGTGGTCGCCATCACCGGCGACGGCGGCTTCATGTTCGGCGTGCAGGAGCTTGCCACCGCCGTGCAGTTCAACATCGGGGTGGTGACGCTGGTGTTCAACAACAATGCCTACGGCAATGTCCGCCGCGACCAGCGCGAGCGTTTTGATGGCCGCGTGGTGGCGTCGGACCTCGTCAATCCGGATTTCGTCAAGCTCGCGGAGTCGTTTGGTGTTGCGTCTGCGCGCGTGACGGCGCCGGACCAGTTCAAGGCGGCGATGGAGAAGGCGCTCGCGCATGGCGGGCCGTATCTGATCTCGGTCGAGGTGACCAGGGATTCCGAAGTCAGCCCGTGGGCGTTCATCCACCCGCCGAAGCCTTAG
- the alkB gene encoding DNA oxidative demethylase AlkB has protein sequence MTADLFDSVAEAQPSREEIADGAVLLRGFVRPIEGELIDAVRAIVTQSPFRRMTTPGGYQMSVAMTNCGERGWITDHTGYRYDPIDPRTGAPWPAMPPVFCDLARRAAEQGGFAGFSPDACLVNRYEPGTRLSLHQDKDELDYSAPIVSVSLGLPGTFLFGGLARADKPRRFRLVHGDVVVWGGPSRLAYHGVAPLAEGEHALLGRKRINLTFRRTR, from the coding sequence TTGACGGCTGATTTGTTCGACAGCGTTGCCGAGGCGCAGCCGTCGCGCGAGGAGATCGCGGACGGTGCCGTGCTGCTGCGTGGCTTCGTCAGGCCGATCGAAGGCGAGCTGATCGACGCCGTGCGCGCCATTGTGACGCAGTCGCCGTTCCGGCGCATGACCACGCCCGGCGGCTACCAGATGTCGGTGGCCATGACCAATTGCGGCGAGCGCGGCTGGATCACCGATCACACCGGCTATCGCTATGATCCGATCGATCCGCGAACCGGCGCGCCATGGCCGGCGATGCCGCCGGTGTTTTGCGATCTCGCCCGCCGCGCGGCAGAGCAGGGCGGTTTTGCCGGCTTTTCGCCCGATGCCTGCCTCGTCAATCGTTACGAGCCGGGCACGCGGCTGTCGCTGCATCAGGACAAGGACGAGCTGGATTATTCGGCACCGATCGTGTCGGTCTCGCTCGGCCTGCCCGGGACCTTCCTGTTCGGCGGCCTCGCGCGCGCCGACAAGCCGCGGCGGTTCCGGCTGGTGCATGGCGATGTCGTGGTCTGGGGCGGGCCGAGCAGGCTCGCCTATCACGGCGTCGCGCCGCTCGCCGAAGGCGAGCATGCGCTGCTGGGACGGAAGCGGATCAATCTGACGTTCCGCAGGACGCGGTAA
- a CDS encoding 2OG-Fe(II) oxygenase, translated as MTATARKSPQKPSADLAAHVDTLDWPQITAELDTQGCAVLKSLLTPDQCRVIAALYPDDAHFRSRIVMGRHGFGRGEYKYFSYPLPDLIAELRPALYEHLQAVANRWNEAMGIDIRYPTAHAAFLKRCHEAGQARPTPLLLQYEAGDYNCLHQDLYGEHVFPIQVATLLSEPGRDFTGGEFVLTEQRPRMQSRAEVVPLAQGDAVAFAVHHRPVQGTRGTYRVNLRHGVSRIRSGQRHTLGVIFHDAK; from the coding sequence ATGACAGCAACAGCACGCAAATCGCCCCAGAAGCCATCCGCTGACCTCGCCGCCCACGTCGACACTCTCGACTGGCCGCAGATCACCGCCGAACTCGACACCCAGGGCTGCGCCGTCCTGAAGAGCCTCCTGACGCCCGACCAATGTCGCGTCATCGCCGCGCTCTACCCGGACGACGCGCACTTCCGCAGCCGCATCGTCATGGGCCGCCATGGCTTTGGCCGCGGCGAGTACAAATACTTCTCCTATCCGCTGCCCGATCTGATCGCAGAGCTCCGCCCGGCGCTCTATGAGCATCTTCAAGCCGTCGCCAATCGCTGGAACGAGGCGATGGGGATCGACATCCGCTATCCCACGGCGCATGCGGCGTTCCTGAAGCGTTGCCACGAGGCGGGACAGGCGCGGCCGACGCCGCTGCTGCTGCAGTATGAGGCGGGCGACTACAACTGCCTGCATCAGGACCTCTACGGCGAGCACGTGTTCCCGATCCAGGTCGCTACACTCTTGTCCGAACCGGGCCGCGATTTTACCGGCGGCGAGTTCGTGCTGACCGAGCAGCGCCCGCGCATGCAGTCGCGCGCGGAGGTGGTGCCGCTCGCGCAGGGCGACGCAGTCGCCTTCGCTGTGCATCACCGCCCGGTGCAGGGGACACGCGGCACCTACCGCGTTAATCTCCGCCATGGTGTCAGCCGTATCAGATCCGGCCAGCGCCACACCCTGGGTGTGATCTTCCATGATGCCAAATGA
- a CDS encoding DUF2848 domain-containing protein produces the protein MFDLTFTVDAQDTTTPLTLAIDQMVIAGWTGRDPVARDKHIKELQEMGIAPPASTPIYYRASARRLTQEDRIECTGGDSSGEVEFVLIGWQGRIFVGCGSDHTDRKVEAYNVTVSKQMCDKPIAATLWELEDVIGHWDKMILRSYATIKGERVLYQEGTLDAMLPVNDLIARGFEGEKFPDGCAMFGGTFAAKGGIRPAERFDFELEDPVLKRMIRHGYDVTTLPVRG, from the coding sequence GTGTTTGATCTCACTTTCACCGTCGATGCCCAGGACACCACCACGCCGCTGACGCTGGCGATCGACCAGATGGTCATCGCCGGCTGGACCGGCCGCGATCCCGTCGCCCGCGACAAGCACATCAAAGAGCTGCAGGAGATGGGCATCGCCCCGCCGGCCTCGACGCCGATCTACTATCGCGCCTCGGCGCGGCGGCTGACGCAGGAAGACCGCATCGAATGCACCGGCGGTGATTCCTCCGGTGAAGTCGAGTTCGTGCTGATCGGCTGGCAGGGCCGCATCTTCGTCGGCTGCGGCTCCGACCACACCGACCGCAAGGTCGAGGCCTACAACGTCACGGTCTCCAAGCAGATGTGCGACAAGCCAATCGCCGCGACGCTGTGGGAGCTCGAGGACGTCATCGGTCATTGGGACAAGATGATCCTGCGCTCCTACGCGACGATCAAGGGCGAGCGCGTGCTCTATCAGGAGGGCACGCTCGATGCGATGCTACCGGTCAATGACCTCATCGCGCGCGGTTTTGAGGGTGAGAAGTTCCCCGACGGCTGCGCCATGTTCGGCGGCACGTTTGCGGCCAAGGGCGGCATCCGCCCGGCGGAGCGCTTCGACTTCGAGCTAGAAGACCCCGTGCTGAAGCGGATGATCAGGCACGGCTATGACGTGACGACGTTGCCGGTGAGGGGCTGA
- a CDS encoding amidase yields MPDFPTLAKLAEDLESGRTTSRKLVEACIARIADPSGEGQRAFIHVDKDAALTTADAMDALRKVKAAPSRYAGIPISIKDLFDIKGQTTRAGSRALDDSDPAEHDAAAVARLRKAGFVLIGRTNMTEFAYSGIGINPHYGTPKGAWNRAEGHVPGGSSSGAAVSVLDGMAHGALGTDTGGSCRIPAAYNGIVGYKPTQRRVPLDGAVPLSFSLDSIGPLARSVSCCAILDAVLANEPVKPLKPRPVKGMRLAVPTTIALDDLDAEVSETFERVLKTLADHGAIIERSEMSEFHDIGPMNAKGGFAASESYAWHRYLIAAKGDVYDPRVFVRIMRGEAQSAADYIDLLNERRSLIARVNARIAPYDALVLPTTANTPPKIADLADDKAFTTQNLRALRNCTLINMIDGCAISLPAHRAGDVPVGLMLAGAGGSDRRIFELAAGMEAVIRV; encoded by the coding sequence ATGCCCGATTTTCCGACGCTGGCGAAGCTCGCCGAAGACCTCGAAAGCGGCCGCACCACCTCCCGCAAGCTGGTGGAAGCGTGCATCGCCAGGATCGCCGATCCCTCAGGCGAGGGGCAGCGTGCCTTCATCCATGTCGACAAGGATGCCGCGCTGACCACCGCCGACGCCATGGATGCCCTGCGCAAGGTCAAGGCGGCGCCCTCGCGCTATGCCGGTATTCCCATCTCGATCAAGGATCTCTTCGACATCAAGGGGCAGACGACGCGCGCCGGCTCCCGTGCGCTCGACGATTCCGATCCGGCGGAGCACGATGCGGCGGCGGTCGCGCGCCTGCGCAAGGCCGGCTTCGTGCTGATCGGGCGCACCAACATGACCGAGTTCGCCTATTCCGGCATCGGCATCAATCCGCATTACGGCACGCCGAAGGGGGCTTGGAACCGGGCCGAGGGCCATGTGCCCGGCGGCTCCTCCTCGGGCGCTGCGGTGTCCGTGCTCGACGGCATGGCGCATGGCGCGCTCGGCACCGACACGGGCGGCTCCTGCCGCATCCCTGCGGCCTATAACGGCATCGTCGGTTATAAGCCGACGCAGCGCCGCGTGCCGCTGGACGGCGCGGTGCCGCTGTCCTTCTCGCTCGACAGCATCGGGCCGCTGGCGCGATCGGTCAGCTGCTGTGCCATTCTCGATGCCGTGCTCGCCAACGAGCCGGTCAAACCGCTGAAGCCGCGCCCCGTGAAGGGCATGCGGCTCGCGGTGCCGACCACGATCGCGCTCGACGATCTCGACGCGGAGGTCTCCGAGACCTTCGAGCGGGTGCTGAAGACGCTCGCCGACCATGGCGCCATCATCGAGCGGAGCGAGATGTCCGAATTCCACGATATCGGCCCGATGAACGCGAAGGGCGGCTTTGCGGCCTCGGAGAGCTACGCCTGGCACCGCTATCTCATCGCGGCCAAGGGCGACGTCTACGATCCCCGCGTGTTCGTCCGCATCATGCGCGGCGAGGCGCAGAGCGCGGCCGACTACATCGATCTCCTCAACGAGCGCCGCTCGCTGATCGCCCGCGTCAACGCGCGCATCGCGCCCTATGACGCCCTGGTGCTGCCGACCACCGCCAACACGCCGCCGAAGATCGCCGATCTCGCCGACGACAAGGCGTTCACCACCCAGAACCTGCGCGCGCTGCGCAATTGCACCCTCATCAACATGATCGACGGCTGCGCCATCTCGCTGCCCGCGCATCGCGCGGGCGACGTCCCGGTCGGCCTGATGCTGGCGGGCGCGGGCGGCTCGGACCGCCGTATCTTTGAACTTGCTGCCGGCATGGAGGCCGTCATTCGTGTTTGA
- a CDS encoding Zn-ribbon domain-containing OB-fold protein, whose translation MAEPQRARPKPTPETQHFWDGTKAGELRLQRCDACAHVYFPPRPFCPSCASRKVSVFKASGKGFLYSYVINHRPAAPGFTPPYAIAVVELAEGPRMMSNIIDCPQTPEALELDMKLEVAFQVLDDKITLPVFRPAKG comes from the coding sequence ATGGCCGAACCGCAGCGGGCGCGACCGAAACCGACGCCGGAGACCCAGCATTTCTGGGACGGCACCAAGGCAGGCGAATTGCGCCTGCAGCGCTGCGACGCCTGCGCGCACGTCTATTTTCCGCCGCGCCCGTTCTGCCCATCCTGCGCCTCGCGCAAAGTCTCTGTCTTCAAGGCGAGCGGCAAGGGCTTTCTCTACAGCTACGTGATCAATCACCGCCCCGCCGCACCCGGCTTCACACCGCCTTACGCGATCGCGGTGGTCGAGCTCGCCGAGGGGCCGCGGATGATGAGCAACATCATCGACTGCCCGCAGACGCCCGAAGCGCTGGAGCTCGACATGAAGCTCGAGGTCGCCTTCCAGGTACTGGACGACAAGATCACCCTTCCCGTGTTCCGTCCGGCGAAGGGGTAA
- a CDS encoding thiolase: MRRNQVAVVGAAETTELGVIPNASQLQLHADAALNAIADAGLKLSDIDGFATAVETPQQVCHYLGIKPTWVDGTSVGGCSFMLHVRHAAAAIEAGLCKTVLITHAESGKSMIGKLPRSIPADSLQGQFEAPYGVYGPPSMFPIPVLRFMKTYGITHEQLASVAVVQREWAAKNPRAMMKDPITVTDVLNSRMIAYPFRLLQCCLVTDGGGALILTSADRARDFPRKPVYIMGTGESVETPMVSQMETFNSSRAFKVAGPLAFREAGIAHKDVDHVMIYDAFAHLPLFGLGDLGFMPYEETGRFIADGNTRPGGKLPLNTNGGGLSYMHSGMYGMYALQESVRQMRGIAPAQVPNAKISVCHGVGGMFAASGTIVFTNER, encoded by the coding sequence ATGCGCAGGAACCAGGTTGCCGTCGTCGGTGCGGCCGAGACCACCGAGCTCGGTGTCATCCCCAACGCCTCCCAGCTCCAGCTTCACGCGGATGCGGCGCTCAATGCCATCGCCGACGCCGGGCTGAAGCTCTCCGACATCGACGGCTTTGCCACCGCGGTCGAGACACCTCAGCAGGTCTGCCACTATCTCGGCATCAAGCCGACCTGGGTGGACGGCACCTCGGTCGGCGGCTGCTCGTTCATGCTGCACGTCCGCCACGCGGCCGCCGCGATCGAGGCCGGCCTCTGCAAGACCGTGCTGATCACCCATGCCGAGAGCGGCAAGTCGATGATCGGCAAGCTGCCGCGCTCGATCCCCGCCGACAGCCTGCAGGGCCAGTTCGAGGCCCCCTACGGCGTCTACGGCCCGCCCAGCATGTTCCCGATTCCCGTACTGCGCTTCATGAAGACCTACGGCATCACGCACGAGCAGCTGGCTTCGGTTGCGGTGGTGCAGCGGGAATGGGCCGCGAAAAATCCGCGGGCAATGATGAAGGACCCGATCACGGTCACTGATGTCCTCAACTCGCGCATGATCGCCTATCCGTTCCGGCTTCTGCAGTGCTGCCTCGTCACCGACGGCGGCGGCGCGCTGATCCTGACCTCGGCGGACAGGGCCAGGGATTTTCCGCGCAAGCCCGTCTACATCATGGGCACCGGCGAGAGCGTCGAGACGCCGATGGTCAGCCAGATGGAGACGTTCAATTCCTCGCGCGCCTTCAAGGTCGCAGGGCCCCTGGCGTTCAGGGAAGCCGGCATCGCGCACAAGGACGTCGATCATGTCATGATCTACGATGCGTTTGCGCATCTGCCGCTGTTCGGGCTCGGCGACCTCGGCTTCATGCCGTATGAGGAAACCGGCCGGTTCATCGCGGACGGCAACACGCGGCCCGGCGGCAAGCTGCCGCTCAACACCAATGGCGGTGGCCTGTCCTACATGCATTCCGGCATGTACGGCATGTACGCGCTTCAGGAGAGCGTGCGCCAGATGCGCGGGATTGCACCGGCGCAGGTGCCGAATGCGAAGATTTCAGTGTGTCACGGCGTCGGCGGTATGTTCGCGGCGAGTGGCACCATCGTGTTTACGAACGAGAGGTGA
- a CDS encoding SDR family NAD(P)-dependent oxidoreductase, with product MSKSLQDKVIIVTGAGRGIGREIALLCAGEGAKVVVNDPGGASDGAGSNAAPAEEVVEEIKKRGGTAVANFESVAEAIPASKIVKTATDHFGRLDGVVNNAGILRDMIFHKMSVEAFEAVIKVHLMGSFYVSHAAARIFREQESGSFVHFTSTSGLIGNFGQANYAAAKLGIVGLSKSIALDMGRFNVRSNCVSPFAWTRMIGTIPTETDAEKARVEKIKQMGPEKIAPLCGYLLGDSAKDVTGQIFGVRMNEIFLFSQNRPIRSVQRSEGWTPQSIAEHGMPALKGSFYKLDRSADIFTWDPV from the coding sequence ATGAGCAAATCACTGCAAGACAAGGTCATCATCGTCACCGGCGCAGGCCGCGGCATCGGGCGCGAGATCGCGCTCTTGTGCGCCGGCGAAGGCGCCAAGGTCGTCGTCAACGATCCCGGCGGGGCTTCCGACGGCGCCGGCTCGAACGCTGCGCCGGCGGAAGAAGTGGTCGAGGAGATCAAGAAGCGCGGCGGCACTGCCGTCGCCAATTTCGAGTCGGTGGCTGAAGCGATCCCCGCCAGCAAGATCGTGAAGACCGCAACCGATCATTTCGGCCGGCTCGACGGCGTCGTCAACAATGCCGGCATTTTGCGCGACATGATCTTCCACAAGATGAGCGTGGAGGCGTTCGAGGCCGTCATCAAGGTGCATCTGATGGGCTCGTTCTACGTCAGCCACGCAGCCGCGCGCATCTTCCGCGAGCAGGAAAGCGGCTCCTTCGTGCATTTCACCTCGACCTCGGGCCTGATCGGCAATTTTGGCCAGGCCAATTACGCCGCCGCCAAGCTCGGCATCGTCGGGCTATCGAAGTCGATCGCGCTCGACATGGGCCGCTTCAACGTCCGCTCCAACTGCGTCTCGCCGTTCGCCTGGACCCGCATGATCGGCACCATCCCGACCGAGACCGACGCCGAGAAGGCGCGCGTCGAGAAGATCAAGCAGATGGGACCGGAGAAGATCGCGCCGCTCTGCGGCTATCTGCTCGGCGATTCCGCCAAGGACGTCACCGGCCAGATCTTCGGCGTGCGCATGAACGAGATCTTCCTGTTCAGCCAGAACCGGCCGATCCGCTCGGTGCAACGGAGCGAAGGCTGGACGCCGCAATCGATCGCCGAACACGGCATGCCGGCATTGAAGGGCTCGTTCTACAAGCTCGACCGCTCCGCCGACATCTTCACCTGGGATCCCGTCTAG
- a CDS encoding SMP-30/gluconolactonase/LRE family protein, translated as MTKPLTISAEPGEPFLARRTLLKGAAAAVAATGVTVNATLAASVAPLGQTGAPTRSTAPLPLGPLPGSRYPDSHLESAKKGPPSFGPPGFPAFAGTMAVERVATGFRWAEGPVYFPAGRYLLFSDIPNNRIMRFSEDDGHLSVYRQPSMNSNGNTIDREGRLITCEHSGRRVTRTELDGSITIIADKFNGKRLNSPNDAVVTADGAIWFTDPAYGIGGFYEGIKAEPEQEKKNVYRVDPKSGEVKVVVDDFVEPNGLAISPDEKKLYICDTGFTDGPDNPSHIRVFDLDVAAGKASNSKVFADMPKPSITDGVRCDTEGRVWCSVGWGDTNEDGVRCYTASGELLGKIHIPETVANLCFGGQQRNRLYICGSTSLYAVYTSVQGAMKP; from the coding sequence ATGACGAAGCCACTGACCATTTCTGCCGAACCCGGCGAGCCCTTTCTCGCACGCCGCACCCTGTTGAAGGGCGCGGCGGCCGCAGTTGCGGCGACGGGCGTTACCGTGAACGCGACCTTGGCGGCCTCCGTCGCGCCCTTGGGCCAGACGGGCGCGCCGACGAGATCGACCGCGCCATTGCCCCTGGGACCACTGCCGGGGAGCCGCTACCCTGACTCCCACCTGGAATCCGCCAAAAAGGGACCGCCGTCATTCGGGCCCCCCGGTTTTCCGGCCTTCGCCGGCACCATGGCCGTCGAGCGCGTCGCCACCGGCTTTCGCTGGGCTGAGGGACCGGTGTACTTCCCAGCCGGACGATACCTGTTGTTCAGCGACATTCCGAACAACCGCATCATGCGCTTCTCGGAGGATGACGGTCACCTCAGCGTCTACCGCCAGCCCTCGATGAACTCGAACGGCAACACCATCGATCGCGAAGGACGCCTGATCACATGCGAGCATAGCGGCCGGCGCGTGACGCGGACCGAACTCGACGGCTCGATCACCATCATTGCGGACAAATTCAACGGCAAGCGACTGAATTCGCCCAACGATGCGGTCGTCACCGCCGATGGTGCGATCTGGTTCACCGATCCCGCCTACGGCATCGGCGGCTTCTACGAGGGTATCAAAGCCGAACCCGAGCAGGAGAAGAAGAATGTCTACCGGGTCGATCCGAAGTCCGGAGAGGTCAAGGTCGTCGTCGACGATTTTGTCGAGCCCAACGGGCTCGCCATCTCACCCGACGAGAAGAAGCTCTACATCTGCGACACCGGCTTCACCGATGGGCCGGACAACCCATCCCATATCCGCGTGTTCGACCTCGACGTGGCCGCCGGGAAGGCATCGAACAGCAAGGTCTTCGCCGATATGCCAAAACCGAGCATCACCGACGGCGTCCGCTGCGACACCGAAGGTCGGGTCTGGTGTTCGGTCGGCTGGGGCGACACCAACGAAGACGGCGTGCGCTGCTATACGGCATCGGGCGAATTGCTCGGCAAGATCCATATTCCGGAGACCGTGGCGAATCTGTGCTTCGGCGGCCAGCAGCGAAACAGGCTTTATATTTGCGGCTCGACATCGCTCTATGCCGTCTACACCAGTGTGCAGGGCGCGATGAAGCCTTGA